From one Streptomyces mobaraensis genomic stretch:
- a CDS encoding NUDIX hydrolase: MIASSASVADLLNRHRPADDRERADVERIRALLAADDDPWQRVLPLHLTATAVIVHPESRRVLLRRHPRLGSWLLVGGHGDPGESDPLAVVAREGREETALTDLAPWPDGELTHVVVVPVPASDREPAHDHADLRFVLATGTPEAVRPEHPEAELRWAGVDEALGMVAEENVRETLSRVRPLLEG; encoded by the coding sequence ATGATCGCCTCCTCCGCGTCCGTCGCGGACCTCCTGAACCGCCACCGCCCCGCCGACGACCGGGAGCGCGCCGACGTCGAGCGGATACGCGCCCTGCTCGCCGCCGACGACGACCCCTGGCAGCGCGTCCTGCCCCTGCACCTCACCGCGACCGCGGTGATCGTCCATCCGGAGAGCCGCCGGGTCCTGCTCCGCCGCCACCCGCGTCTCGGTTCCTGGCTGCTGGTGGGCGGGCACGGCGATCCCGGGGAGTCCGACCCGCTGGCCGTGGTGGCGCGGGAGGGGCGGGAGGAGACGGCGCTGACGGACCTGGCGCCGTGGCCGGACGGGGAGTTGACGCACGTCGTGGTGGTGCCGGTGCCCGCCTCCGACCGCGAGCCGGCCCACGACCACGCCGACCTGCGCTTCGTCCTGGCGACCGGGACGCCGGAGGCGGTCCGCCCCGAGCACCCGGAGGCGGAGCTGCGCTGGGCGGGCGTGGACGAGGCGTTGGGGATGGTGGCCGAGGAAAACGTGCGCGAGACGCTGTCCCGGGTACGGCCGCTGCTGGAGGGCTGA
- a CDS encoding LysR family transcriptional regulator has translation MELRQLEYFLAVAEELHFGRAAERLHIVQSAVSQQVRRLERELGMPLFDRTTRAVGLTEAGRRLLPHAREVLAARERARAAVDELRTERAATLRLGTSSGLGARLEAILDGFARLAPSAQLELVTAATDDRLRRVRSGELDATLLRGGRPVPGLELLPLWEDDVMVALPARHDLAVRDTIDMADLAGLPLRLSGPERNPALYDLVVRSCEEAGFTPEFGPEFTTAQDTLASIGYGKPSWTVFYAPHADQLPVPGVVFRRLRAPAPVMRAYLAVRPDPPRAELRALIEACHRAAA, from the coding sequence GTGGAACTCCGGCAGCTGGAGTACTTCCTGGCGGTGGCGGAGGAACTGCACTTCGGGCGGGCCGCCGAGCGGCTGCACATCGTGCAGTCGGCCGTGAGCCAGCAGGTGCGCCGGCTGGAGCGGGAGCTGGGGATGCCGCTGTTCGACCGGACGACCCGGGCCGTCGGGCTGACGGAGGCCGGACGGCGGCTGCTGCCGCACGCCCGTGAGGTGCTGGCCGCGCGGGAACGGGCCCGGGCCGCCGTCGACGAACTGCGCACCGAGCGCGCCGCCACCCTGCGGCTCGGCACCAGCTCGGGCCTGGGCGCCCGGCTGGAGGCGATCCTCGACGGCTTCGCCCGGCTCGCCCCCTCGGCCCAGCTGGAACTCGTCACCGCCGCCACGGACGACCGGCTGCGCCGCGTCCGCTCCGGCGAGCTGGACGCGACCCTGCTGCGCGGCGGCCGGCCGGTCCCCGGGCTGGAGTTGCTGCCGCTGTGGGAGGACGACGTCATGGTCGCGCTGCCCGCCCGGCACGACCTCGCGGTGCGCGACACGATCGACATGGCCGATCTGGCCGGGCTCCCGCTGCGGCTGTCCGGCCCCGAGCGCAACCCCGCGCTGTACGACCTGGTGGTGCGCTCGTGCGAGGAGGCCGGTTTCACCCCGGAGTTCGGCCCGGAGTTCACCACGGCCCAGGACACCCTGGCGTCCATCGGGTACGGAAAGCCGTCCTGGACGGTCTTCTACGCGCCGCACGCCGACCAACTGCCCGTGCCGGGCGTGGTCTTCCGGCGACTGCGCGCCCCCGCGCCGGTCATGCGGGCGTACCTGGCGGTGCGCCCGGACCCGCCGCGGGCGGAGCTGCGGGCGCTGATCGAGGCGTGCCACCGCGCGGCGGCCTGA
- a CDS encoding alpha/beta fold hydrolase — MPYANVNGTTLYYEDEGTGPALLFLHGWGTSGRVWGAQLPAFTPDHRVVTVDWRGCGRSDRPAAGNDIDGVVRDTAELIDALGLDRPVVVGSSIGAVFALELALRHPGLVAGAVSVDGSAHWPTLEPLPTDLLDGLREDRAGTVAGWVPGWFGPDASPALADWTIRQILDSGTFIDRQFDQALAYDPRPVLPELRVPVHYVHGELSHIPVAISRECAGLTPGAEVRVIAGAAHMAHQERPAAFNEALRGLLTAIRAGVPA; from the coding sequence ATGCCGTACGCGAACGTCAACGGCACCACGCTCTACTACGAGGACGAGGGCACCGGACCGGCCCTGCTGTTCCTGCACGGCTGGGGGACCAGCGGCCGGGTGTGGGGCGCCCAGCTCCCCGCGTTCACCCCGGACCACCGCGTCGTCACCGTCGACTGGCGCGGCTGCGGCCGGTCGGACCGGCCCGCAGCCGGCAACGACATCGACGGCGTGGTCCGCGACACCGCCGAACTGATCGACGCCCTGGGGCTGGACCGGCCCGTGGTCGTCGGCTCGTCCATCGGCGCCGTCTTCGCCCTCGAACTCGCCCTGCGCCACCCCGGACTGGTCGCCGGGGCGGTCTCGGTGGACGGCTCCGCCCACTGGCCGACGCTCGAACCGCTGCCCACGGACCTCCTCGACGGCCTGCGCGAGGACCGGGCGGGCACCGTGGCCGGCTGGGTCCCCGGCTGGTTCGGGCCGGACGCCTCGCCGGCGCTGGCCGACTGGACGATCCGCCAGATCCTGGACTCGGGCACCTTCATCGACCGGCAGTTCGACCAGGCCCTCGCGTACGACCCGCGCCCGGTACTGCCGGAGCTGCGGGTGCCGGTCCACTACGTCCACGGCGAGCTCAGCCACATCCCCGTCGCGATCTCCCGGGAGTGCGCCGGGCTGACCCCCGGCGCCGAGGTCCGCGTCATCGCCGGCGCCGCCCACATGGCGCACCAGGAGCGGCCCGCCGCCTTCAACGAGGCGCTGCGGGGTCTGCTCACCGCCATCCGGGCCGGCGTCCCCGCGTAG
- a CDS encoding alpha/beta fold hydrolase translates to MPSTTATLSHGEATVAYDRTGSGPGLVLVHGTGATKEQWQPLTGAVADRFTVVAPDLSGSGATTDHGGPLTVADLADEVLAAADDAGLATFHLAGHSLGAVVAVHLAATHPGRVRSLALHAAWVRTDSRMAAEFRYWLALLRTDALHGTDLFVRMLPLMAFGPRYWEHTDDASYEALVGALSGAIAHGTDRQTEADLTVDLGPLLGRITAPTLVLASAHDRIIDAGQQQALLSGIADSRYAEIDAGHGAPGEDPEGFAAKLAAFLDERAAAEREPAGLR, encoded by the coding sequence ATGCCCAGCACCACCGCCACTCTGTCCCACGGCGAGGCCACCGTCGCCTACGACCGCACCGGGTCCGGCCCCGGCCTGGTCCTCGTCCACGGCACGGGCGCCACGAAGGAGCAGTGGCAGCCCCTGACCGGGGCCGTCGCCGACCGCTTCACCGTGGTCGCGCCCGACCTCTCCGGATCCGGCGCCACCACCGACCACGGCGGCCCCCTCACCGTCGCCGACCTCGCCGACGAGGTCCTCGCCGCCGCCGACGACGCCGGGCTCGCCACCTTCCACCTGGCCGGCCACTCGCTGGGTGCCGTCGTGGCCGTACACCTCGCGGCGACGCACCCCGGCCGGGTCCGCTCGCTGGCGCTGCACGCCGCGTGGGTGCGCACGGACTCCCGGATGGCCGCCGAGTTCCGCTACTGGCTCGCCCTGCTGCGGACCGACGCCCTGCACGGCACGGACCTGTTCGTCCGGATGCTGCCGCTGATGGCCTTCGGCCCGCGGTACTGGGAGCACACGGACGACGCGTCCTACGAGGCCCTGGTCGGCGCGCTCTCCGGGGCGATCGCCCACGGCACCGACCGGCAGACCGAGGCCGATCTGACGGTCGACCTGGGCCCGCTGCTGGGCCGGATCACCGCGCCCACCCTCGTGCTGGCCAGCGCGCACGACCGGATCATCGACGCGGGCCAGCAGCAGGCGCTGCTGTCCGGCATCGCGGACAGCCGGTACGCGGAGATCGACGCCGGGCACGGCGCTCCGGGGGAGGACCCGGAGGGCTTCGCCGCGAAGCTCGCGGCCTTCCTCGACGAGCGCGCGGCCGCCGAGCGCGAGCCCGCGGGCCTGCGCTGA
- a CDS encoding roadblock/LC7 domain-containing protein yields the protein MTAAPPEVLAELQELRVRVPYLTGAMVASTDGLVIAHLLANAEPDGVAALTAAALGVGARLTDAVGHGGFRELLVNGEFGYVATYAAGTASVLTLLATADANVGRLNIEARRACPRLGALIDGALQRQRQP from the coding sequence ATGACCGCCGCACCACCCGAAGTGCTCGCCGAGTTACAGGAGTTACGGGTCAGGGTTCCGTATCTGACCGGTGCGATGGTGGCGAGCACGGACGGCCTGGTGATCGCCCACCTGCTCGCCAACGCGGAACCCGACGGGGTGGCCGCGCTGACCGCCGCGGCGCTGGGCGTGGGAGCCCGGCTGACGGACGCGGTGGGCCACGGCGGCTTCCGCGAGCTGCTGGTCAACGGCGAGTTCGGCTACGTGGCCACCTACGCGGCGGGCACCGCCAGCGTCCTGACGCTGCTGGCCACCGCCGACGCGAACGTCGGCCGGCTCAACATCGAGGCCCGCCGGGCCTGCCCCCGCCTCGGCGCCCTGATCGACGGCGCCCTCCAGCGGCAGCGGCAGCCGTAG
- a CDS encoding Lrp/AsnC family transcriptional regulator, whose amino-acid sequence MNLDTAPDDQRAVLPPLDTSDQALVHALQIDGRAPFRRIAEVLGVSDQTVARRYTRLRSAGVLRVLGLTEPLRLGQAPWIVRIRCAPGASAQISAALARRRDTTWINLTAGGTEIACLVRPERPGEGVLLLEKLPGTPRVVDVAAHSLLHVFFGQERSLLTKSGPLSAGQVAALSPRDAPASPPADPGPAFPVDAADHRMFDVLALDGRASVGELAAATGWSQTTVRRRMAELRAAGVLYFDVDYHPRLLQRNFRSLLWLNVEPSRIEEVGRALSAHPEVAFAAAITGDANVHVSVTTPDVTAFYRYLTGPVAALPGILGTGSAPVHRTVKGAGPLWTPQWGQW is encoded by the coding sequence GTGAATCTCGACACCGCGCCCGACGACCAGCGAGCGGTGCTGCCGCCGCTCGACACCTCCGACCAGGCCCTCGTCCACGCCCTCCAGATCGACGGCCGGGCGCCGTTCCGCAGGATCGCCGAGGTTCTCGGCGTCTCCGATCAGACGGTCGCCCGCCGCTACACGCGGCTGCGGTCGGCCGGCGTCCTGCGGGTACTGGGGCTGACCGAGCCGCTGCGCCTGGGGCAGGCGCCGTGGATCGTCCGGATCCGCTGCGCGCCGGGCGCGTCCGCGCAGATCTCCGCGGCGCTGGCCCGGCGCCGGGACACCACCTGGATCAATCTGACGGCGGGCGGTACAGAGATCGCCTGTCTGGTGCGGCCGGAGCGGCCCGGGGAGGGCGTGCTGCTGCTGGAGAAGCTGCCGGGCACGCCCCGTGTGGTGGACGTGGCGGCCCACTCGCTGCTGCATGTCTTCTTCGGGCAGGAGCGCAGCCTGCTGACCAAGTCGGGCCCGCTCTCCGCCGGCCAGGTGGCCGCGCTGTCCCCCCGGGACGCCCCGGCGTCCCCACCCGCCGACCCCGGCCCGGCCTTCCCGGTCGACGCGGCGGACCACCGGATGTTCGACGTCCTGGCGCTGGACGGCCGGGCCTCCGTCGGGGAGCTCGCGGCGGCCACCGGCTGGTCGCAGACCACGGTGCGGCGCCGGATGGCGGAGCTGCGGGCGGCCGGGGTGCTGTACTTCGACGTCGACTACCACCCACGGCTGCTCCAGCGGAACTTCCGTTCCCTGCTGTGGCTGAACGTCGAGCCGTCCCGGATCGAGGAGGTCGGCAGGGCGCTCTCCGCCCATCCGGAGGTGGCGTTCGCGGCGGCGATCACGGGGGACGCCAACGTGCACGTCAGCGTGACGACGCCGGACGTCACGGCGTTCTACCGCTACCTCACGGGTCCGGTGGCGGCGCTGCCCGGCATCCTGGGCACCGGCTCGGCGCCCGTCCACCGCACGGTGAAAGGGGCCGGGCCGCTGTGGACGCCGCAGTGGGGGCAGTGGTGA
- a CDS encoding MFS transporter: MRKWWPLVAVSLGAFILLVDVTIVNVALPDMGDDLDATFSSLQWVVDAYALSLAALLLVAGSLADLFGHRRLYAAGLTLFALASLGCGLAPNAGVLIAARAVQGAGGAAMFATSAALLGATYQGRDRGTAFGIWGAVNGAAAAAGPILGGLLTEHIGWEAIFLVNLPIAAAAVLLTLRVVRADRPRAAGARRTRVDIPGAVTFTLAAAALTYGFIRSAESGWTSATVLTSFAVAAVALVAFVLAETRAGRRGDVPMLDLALLRRPSFAGLMGGALLFQGGAFGGLVLVSIWLQSVLGLGPVESGLALTPMAVASFLVAALAGRYTQRIAPRLPIGVGLLLVALGMYLLYTAMSADAGRSALVLGLAVAGVGVGLATPVLVSAATGSVPPQRMGMAAGAVNTFRQLGTSLAIAVLGAVFTHAARADLSGAVPDAHGAASALAGGQARRLVAAAPEAHRSAAEDLVHRAFADGLQSVFLWSAAAAVLGGLLTLALVRPAPPQPPAQAASGETEPAREAAARA; encoded by the coding sequence ATGCGTAAATGGTGGCCCTTGGTGGCGGTGAGCCTGGGCGCCTTCATCCTGCTGGTGGACGTCACCATCGTGAACGTCGCCCTGCCGGACATGGGGGACGACCTCGACGCCACCTTCTCGTCCCTCCAGTGGGTGGTCGACGCCTACGCCCTGTCCCTGGCCGCGCTGCTGCTCGTCGCCGGCTCGCTGGCCGACCTGTTCGGCCACCGCCGGCTCTACGCGGCGGGCCTGACCCTGTTCGCCCTGGCGTCCCTGGGCTGCGGACTCGCCCCCAACGCCGGCGTCCTGATCGCCGCCCGCGCGGTGCAGGGCGCCGGTGGCGCCGCGATGTTCGCCACCTCCGCCGCCCTGCTCGGCGCCACCTACCAGGGCCGGGACCGGGGCACGGCGTTCGGGATCTGGGGCGCCGTCAACGGTGCCGCCGCGGCGGCCGGGCCCATCCTCGGCGGATTGCTCACCGAGCACATCGGCTGGGAGGCGATCTTCCTGGTCAACCTGCCGATCGCCGCGGCGGCCGTGCTGCTCACCCTCCGCGTCGTCCGCGCCGACCGGCCGCGCGCCGCCGGCGCCCGGCGCACCCGGGTCGACATCCCCGGCGCCGTCACCTTCACCCTCGCCGCGGCGGCCCTGACCTACGGGTTCATCCGCAGCGCCGAGTCCGGCTGGACCTCGGCCACCGTCCTCACCTCGTTCGCCGTCGCGGCCGTCGCCCTCGTCGCGTTCGTCCTCGCCGAGACCCGCGCCGGGCGCCGGGGCGACGTGCCCATGCTCGACCTCGCCCTGCTCCGCCGGCCGTCGTTCGCCGGCCTGATGGGCGGCGCGCTGCTGTTCCAGGGCGGCGCGTTCGGCGGTCTCGTCCTCGTCTCCATATGGCTGCAATCCGTGCTCGGCCTCGGCCCGGTGGAGAGCGGCCTCGCGCTGACGCCGATGGCCGTGGCCTCCTTCCTGGTGGCCGCGCTCGCCGGGCGGTACACCCAGCGGATCGCGCCGCGGCTGCCCATCGGCGTCGGCCTGCTGCTCGTCGCCCTCGGCATGTACCTGCTGTACACGGCGATGTCCGCCGACGCCGGCCGCTCGGCCCTCGTGCTCGGGCTGGCCGTCGCGGGCGTCGGCGTCGGCCTCGCCACGCCGGTGCTGGTCTCGGCCGCGACCGGCAGTGTGCCGCCGCAGCGCATGGGCATGGCCGCCGGCGCGGTCAACACCTTCCGTCAGCTCGGCACCAGCCTCGCCATCGCCGTCCTCGGCGCCGTCTTCACGCACGCCGCCCGCGCCGATCTCTCCGGCGCCGTCCCGGACGCGCACGGCGCCGCGTCCGCCCTCGCCGGCGGCCAGGCCCGGCGCCTCGTCGCCGCCGCGCCGGAGGCACACCGGTCCGCGGCCGAGGACCTGGTCCACCGCGCCTTCGCCGACGGGCTCCAGTCCGTCTTCCTCTGGTCCGCCGCCGCCGCGGTCCTGGGCGGCCTCCTCACCCTGGCCCTCGTCCGCCCCGCCCCGCCGCAGCCCCCGGCGCAGGCCGCCTCCGGCGAGACGGAGCCCGCCCGGGAGGCGGCCGCGCGGGCGTGA
- a CDS encoding DMT family transporter, whose amino-acid sequence MADVLTLLFAVLAALSNATAVVLQRMAARTVPKADAFSLRLVRDLLRHPAWFAGIAAVLCAAVFQALALSLGSLSLVQPIFVSELPFALLIAGTVFRRRLPAYGWAAILLVAAGLGLALAAAAPGGAHVHVGTARWLAALTAAVAAMAACVAAALPRPRGKARAALFGAAAAVGYALTAALMKDAATTFARHGAGAFFTCWQTYAFAAAGAASLFLLSNAMESGPLLASQPALTLGDALVSLTLGLVVYEEHVRTGWWLIPEAVGALMIAAGALILPRVEEVALPS is encoded by the coding sequence GTGGCAGACGTCCTCACGCTGCTGTTCGCCGTACTGGCCGCCCTCAGCAACGCCACCGCCGTGGTGCTCCAGCGCATGGCGGCGCGCACCGTCCCGAAGGCCGACGCCTTCAGCCTCCGTCTGGTCCGCGACCTGCTGCGGCACCCCGCCTGGTTCGCCGGCATCGCCGCCGTCCTCTGCGCCGCGGTCTTCCAGGCGCTCGCGCTCTCCCTGGGCTCCCTCTCGCTGGTGCAGCCCATCTTCGTCAGCGAACTCCCCTTCGCGCTGCTGATCGCCGGCACGGTCTTCCGCCGCCGGCTGCCGGCGTACGGCTGGGCGGCGATCCTGCTGGTCGCCGCCGGGCTGGGGCTGGCCCTGGCCGCCGCCGCGCCGGGCGGGGCACACGTCCACGTCGGCACCGCCCGCTGGCTGGCCGCCCTGACGGCCGCCGTCGCGGCGATGGCGGCCTGCGTCGCGGCCGCCCTGCCCCGCCCCCGGGGCAAGGCGCGGGCCGCCCTCTTCGGCGCGGCGGCGGCCGTCGGCTACGCCCTGACCGCCGCGCTGATGAAGGACGCCGCCACGACCTTCGCCCGGCACGGCGCGGGCGCCTTCTTCACCTGCTGGCAGACGTACGCCTTCGCCGCCGCCGGAGCGGCCTCCCTCTTCCTGCTCTCGAACGCCATGGAGTCGGGACCGCTGCTCGCCTCCCAGCCCGCCCTCACCCTCGGGGACGCGCTCGTCAGCCTCACGCTGGGACTGGTGGTGTACGAGGAACACGTCCGCACCGGGTGGTGGCTGATCCCGGAGGCCGTCGGAGCCCTCATGATCGCCGCGGGGGCATTGATCCTGCCGAGGGTGGAGGAGGTAGCGCTGCCGAGCTGA